The following is a genomic window from Rhodoferax sp. PAMC 29310.
GCTGGCCGCAGGCAACAAAGTTTCACTGAACCTGAACAACGGCAGCCTGCTGAGCTACAACATCGATCAAGGTGCAGTCAATGCGTTGGCGGACAACCAGCAACTGATTCAAGCCGACGGAGGTCAGGTCTTCATGTCGGCCACGGCGGCCAACGCGCTTACCACCGCCGTGGTCAACAACACCGGCATCGTCCAGGCCCAAACCGTGCAAAACGTGGGCGGTGTCATCAAGCTGATGGGTGATATGGATACCGGCAGCGTCAACGTGGCGGGCACGCTGGATGCATCGGCCCCGGCCGGTGGCAACGGTGGCTTCATCGAAACCAGCGCGGCACATGTCAAGATCGCAAACGATGCCCGCATCACCACTCTGGCCGCCAGCGGCCTGAATGGCACCTGGTTGATTGACCCGGTGGACTTCACCATTGCCGCCAACGGTGGCGATATCACCGGCACAGCGCTTGGCACTTTACTGGCCAGCAATAGCGTCACCATTCAAACCGCAACAGGGACTAACACCGCCACGAACCTCTATGGTGGATCAGGCAGCAATGGCGATATCTTCGTCAACGATGTGGTGAGTTGGAGCGCTAATACTGCGCTGACGCTCAACGCCTGGCGCAACATCAACATCAACCAAACCATCACCGCCTCGGGCGCAACTGGTTCCCTGGCTTTGCAATATGGGCAGGGCACCATTGCCTCGGGCAACACTGCCACCTACAACATCAACGCACCGGTCAATCTGCAGGCTGGGCCGAACTTCAGCACCATGTTGGGATCAGACGGAACGGTGAAGATCTTCACCGTGATCACTAGCCTGGGTAAGGCAGGCAGCACCACGGCCACCGACTTGCAGGGTATGAGTGGCGGACTGGCGGGTAACTATGCGCTTGGTGGCAATATCGATGCGAGCGCCACAAGTGGATGGAACGGCGGCGCTGGTTTTGCGCCGATTGGCAGCGGTAGCACCAACTTTGCTGGGAACTTTGATGGACTCGGCCACACAATCAGTAATCTCACTATCTACCGGCCAACGACTAACGATGTGGGACTGTTTGGCGCATCTAGTGGGGTTTATATTCAGAACGTGGGTGTTGTCGGTGGCGCAATCACCGGGAAATCCTACGTAGGTGCCTTGGTCGGGAACAAAGTAGGGACCAATATCACCAATGCGTAGTCAACGAGCGCAGTCTCTGGTACTTCATGGGTGGGTGGTCTCCTGGGTCTCAGTAACGGCGGTACGATCAATTCCGCCTATGCGACGGGAGCGATTAGTGGTAAATCATCTCTGGTGGGGGGGCTGATTGGACAGGCCCGGTTTTACGGCTCTATTAACAATTCATACGCCACGGGCGCTGTAAGTGCACCGACGGCTTATTACGTTGGAGGACTGGTTGGTCAGGCCCGCTTTGTCAGTGTCAACAACTCTTATGCAACGGGAGCCGTAACAGGTGGCTCCGCGACTGGCGGATTGGTTGGCTATCTCGACACAACAAGCGTTAACAACTCTTATTCAACTGGCGCGGTGCTTGGCAGGAATGTTGGCGGCCTGATTGGGCTTATTACCAGAGGCAATGTTACAAACAGTTTCTGGGACACGGTGACTTCCGGGCAAGCCAGCTCAAACGGCGGCACAGGTAAAACTACCGCTGAATTGCTGACGCAATCCACCTACACCGGCTGGGACTTCACCAACATCTGGTACGTGGCCGATGGCCCAACTCGGCCATTTTTGCGCAGCGAATACGAATTCACCAAATTGGTGAATGGCGCGTTGACCGTCAACGCAGCCGCTGCCGCTGCCAATGGTGGTGTCGTGACCGCTATTGCGGCCTTGCCCGGCAATATGTTGCCACGCGTCCTACCTGGACTTTATGTTTCTGTTTTGGACGGCCAAATCAATTTCACGAACAGGGCGGGCTCGCCTAACTTCTCCTCTGGCCAGTTCGGCTACACGCCGTCAGTCACTTCTCCGCCAATCAGCCTGCCAGCCAACCCGGGACTGCGATTTACCCCGCCTCCAATGTTTACCCAACCGCCTGCTTTCACAACGGTTAAAGACGGCGGTATTAAAGATCCCGTGGACATGGTGGTGCAATAGTATTTGTATGAAAAGCGTTCTCATGAAGTCCCCTCGATTCAATCTCACGTTCATCTCTCTGGCCGTGCTGGTCTGCGCTAGTGCCCATGCGCAACCGAAACCCGATGCCGGGCAAATCAGCCGTGACCTGCAACAACAACCCGAACTGGCTACGCCCAAAGTGGTTGCACCGCTACGCATTGAAGGACAAGCCGTGCCGCAAGGCGCCAGAGCCACCGATGTGCGTTTTGCCGTCAAGTCAATTCGCGTGTCTGGCAGCCATGTGCTCCCACCATCCGAACTGGAAGCGCTGGTGGCCAACCTCAGCGGCGCCGAGCAGAGTCTGGCAGAACTCACTGAAGGTGCGGCCCGCATCACCGCTTATTACCGGGAGCGTGGCTTCGTGGTGGCGCGCGCTTACCTGCCTGCACAAGACATCAAGGATGGCGTTCTGGTCATTGCCGTGCTGGAAGGAGTACTGAGCCAACAGAGCTTAAGCAACAAATCGCGTTTGCCCGATGCCCAAGCCAATCGCTATCTGGCCGCTGTCAAAACCGGCGATCCGATCAATGCTGACCAAGTGAGCCGTGCCTTGCTGCTGCTGGCCGACACCCCCGGTGTAGGCGGCGTTCGTGCTGCACTGCAACCCGGCGCCAGTGTCGGCACCACGGATTTGCTGGTTGAACTGGACCCGGCGCAAGCCTATCTCGCCAACCTGGAAGTCGACAATTACGGCAACCGCTACACCGGTGAATACCGCACCGGCGCCGCGGTGGGATTGAACAACCCGTTCAACTTGGGCGACCTGTTGAGCCTGCGCGCGATCACCAGCGGCGACCTCATGAGCTACGCACGGCTGGCTTACCAGCTACCAGTGGGGGGAAGCGGCCTTAAATTAGGCGTGGCGTATTCTGATACTCGCTACAAGCTGGGTGAAGAGTTTGCCGCCCTGCAAGCGCACGGCACGGCCAGCAGCACCAGCCTGTATGCCACTTACCCGTTTGTGCGCAGCCAAAGCAGCAATCTGTGGGGCACGCTGACTTGGGAAGACAAGAAGCTAGCTGATCAGACCGATGTGCCGGTCTCTAGTGTCGACAAGCAAGTGCAACTGGTCACACTCGGTCTGGCTGGCAGCCGGCCAGATGCGCTTTTGGGAGGCGGTCTGACGGCCTTTGATATGGCGCTGACCAGTGGCAACCTGACGATGGATGCGTCATCGTTGGCACGGGATACCGCAGTCGGCTCAGCCAATAGCAATGGCACATTCAGCAAGCTGGCCTATAGCCTGAGCCGCCAGCAACGTGTGTGCGACAACTACAGCGTGTTGCTGGCACTCTCGGGCCAACAAGCAAGTAAAAACCTGAATTCATCGGAAAAGTTCTCGCTCGGTGGTGCCAATGGTGTGCGCGCGTATCCCCAAGGTGAAGCCAGCGGGGACCAAGGTATGTTGCTGAATCTGGAAGCGCGTCGCAACTTGAGCGAGCGGCTGCAAGCGGTGGTTTTTTACGATGCGGGATCTGTGGATATCAACCGAAATGCGTTTGCCGCCGGTGACAACACGCGGTCAATTGCAGGGGCCGGATTTGGCCTGAATGGCCAGATTAGCAAGTTGCAATTCAGAACTTCCGTCGCCTGGCGCACCAGGGGTGGCGACCCGGTGTCTGACACCGCCAACCACAATCCGCGCTGGTGGCTTCAAGTAAGCTTGCCGCTTTAATTTAAGCGTAAAGAAACAGATGCCCAAATTTGTAGGCGTAACTGGCTTACCCCGAGCTGGGTCAACCTTGCTGTGCCAACTACTGGCACAGCACCCCAGAGATTCATTGCGAAGGAAGTAACAGTCCGTTGTGCAACACTTTGCTGGGCATCCGACGCATGGTCAGCGATCATCAGTTTTTTCTGGCGCAGCTCGACACCACCTTTGACACCAGCTATGCAGGGTTATCTTCGTGGTTGGCACCATGATTGCCAAAAGTCTGTGGTGGTGGATAATACCCGAGCTTGGCTGCATGCCATTGAAATGCTGCTGCACATAGAACCCGAGGCGAAGCTGATTGTGTGTCTGCGTGACTTGGGGCAAATCTATGGCGCCATAGAAGCTCAACACCAACGCACTATCCTGATCGACTTCGTCGATTACCTGGCTGACTACGACCGTTTTGGTCGAGCCGATGCGCTATTTGCAAAGGATAAGGCGATCGGTGCACCACTGATTTCATTGCACGGGGTGCCGGACTTGCCCACGCATGTGCAGGAGCGGTTGTTTTTTGTACGGTTTGAAGACCTGATGGCACAGCCGGTAGCCTGTCTATCACTCATTTACAAGTGGCTCGGCGTGGAGCCCCTCACCATCAACGCGGACCAGTTGGCGGTAGGCGTGCAGGAAAGCGACAGCCACCACGACATGAAGTACACGCACAAGCAGGCCAGCAAAATCACTGCTCCAAAGCGGCACGAAATTTCGCCGCGCATCCAAACGCTGATTGAAACCGCTTATGCGTGGTACTACCAACTTTACTATCCGCAGTTGAAAAAAAGACCAGTGACACACCGGTCAGCCGCGACGTTGTTTGACAACCGGCAGCAGTGACAGTGGCGCAGCATGAAGCATGCAGCGGACACCCGGGTGCGGTGGTTTGGTTAACGGGCTTGCCAGGCTCAGGCAAGTCAACCTTGGCCCGTGCTGCGCAACAAAATCCTCACCTCGCAGGCTTTCGAACCGTGCTTCTTGATGGCGACAACTTACGCCACGGTTTGTGTTCTGATTTGAGTTTTTCAGTGGATGATCGCAATGAGAATGTGCGGCGGACTGGCGAGGTGGCCAGACTTTTTCTGGAAACAGGGGTCGTTGCAATTGTCGCGCTGGTTTCGCCCATGCGGGCTGCGCGCGATGCGGTACGTTGCTTGTTGCCAGAAGGCGCCTTCTTCGAGATGTACTGCCAATGTCCCGTTACAGTTTGTCGGGGCCGTGATCCCAAAGGCCATTACCCCAAAGCTGAAAAAGGCACGATTTCGGATTTCACGGGCGTTTCATCTCCATATGAAATATCCTTGGCGCCCGCCTTGCAACTCAATACAGGTGCAGAGAGTGTTGAAGAGTTTGTTGAACGCCTAACGCGAGCTCTGTTGAACTACTTGCAAGTAAGCGCATGAACCAACTAGTCGCCTAGCCGGAACTCGGGTTGCACCAAAATACAAAGGGCCAGCTGACGCGGTTTATACGGGCAGAATCGCTTGTTTCATGACTCATACATTGAACTCACACTGTTCAGCCAAAGTACTGACGCGTCGTTGGATCGGGCCGCGAGGCGTCTTCTCGTCCTGCAAGCTAGCCTTGGGCAGCGTCTAAACTCCTTCCCATGCAAAAATTTGACGTTGTGATCGTGGGGGCGGGGGCCGCCGGCCTGTTTTGCGCCGGGGTGGCGGGACAGCTGGGTTTGAAAGTGCTGGTCATCGACCACGCGGCCAAGGTGGCCGAGAAAATTCGCATCTCTGGCGGCGGTCGCGCTAACTTCACCAACCGCGACACCGGTCCGGCCAACTTCCTGAGTGACAACCCGCGTTTTTGCCGGTCTGCTTTGTCTCGCTACACTCCCGCGGACTTTGTCGCGCTGATGCAAAAACACCAGATCGCTTTTCACGAAAAGCACAAAGGCCAGCTGTTTTGTGATCACTCGGCCGAAGACCTCATCAATATGCTGTTGGCCGAATGCGCCAAGGGCGGCGTCACCCGCTGGCAACCCTGCGTCGTCAAAAACATCAGGTTTTTGGCCTCTACCCCTTATGCAGAATGTGCAGACAGCTATGAAATCGATAGTGACCAGGATACCGTGCATTGCGGGGCCGTCGTCGTCGCCAGTGGGGGCCTGTCAATTCCGAAAATTGGTGCCACCGACTGGGGCTACCGCATCGCCCGCCAGTTCGACATTCCCGTCATCACGCCCCGCCCCGCGTTGGTGCCATTGACGTTTGACGCGGACGCCTGGGCACCCTTCGCGCAATTGTCCGGTCTGTCCTTGCCCGTCAAGATTGCCACCGGCAGCAAGAAAACCAGCATCACGTTCGCAGAAGACCTGCTGTTCACCCACCGGGGTTTGAGTGGCCCCGGCGTGTTGCAAATATCTAGCTACTGGCAGCCCGACACCCCCATTCGGCTGAACCTGGCGCCCGAGGTGGACATCGCGCAGCACCTGAACGCAGCGAAAGCGACCTCCCGCAAATTGGTCGCCAACGAACTGGCCGGCCTCGTGCCGTCACGACTGGCCGACACCTGGGCGGATCAAGGCGCCGCCCAAGGACACAACTGGGCCCGCCCCGTGAACGAGGCCACGGACAAGTCACTGAACGCCTTGGCCGAGCGCTTGAGCCGATGGGAACTCACCCCCACCGGCACCGAGGGCTATAAAAAGGCCGAGGTCACCGCCGGCGGTGTGGACACCGTGGCGTTGTCCAGCCAAACCATGGAGTCCCGCCAAAGCGGTTTGTACTTCATTGGCGAGGTCGTCGACGTGACGGGGTGGTTGGGTGGCTACAATTTTCAATGGGCATGGGCCAGCGGCTTCGCCTGCGCCCAAGGGCTGGCGGCCAAGCTGCGCCCAGCCGCTCAAAATACTTGACGGCGCTTGGATTGCATTAGAAGAAGCGCTATAATCCAAGGCTTTGCTGGCAAACTCCCGCTGCCTGATCAACTTTTAAGCGGGAAAAAATCGCCGAACGCGGCGTGTGGGGCTCGATCTCCCCACGCGACCATCGTCGGCACAATTTGGATCACATTACGTAATGACAACTGTCCGTGTAAAAGAAAACGAACCCTTTGACGTCGCTCTTCGCCGTTTCAAGCGCACCATTGAAAAGCTGGGCTTGCTGACTGACTTGCGCGCACGCGAGTTCTATGAGAAGCCAACAGCTGAGCGCAAGCGCAAGAAGGCTGCTGCTGTCAAGCGCAACTACAAGCGCATCCGCGCCATGCAGTTGCCCAAGAAGATGTACTAAAAAGTACGCCTTCACGGCACAAAAAAAGCTCACCGGGGACGCTCAGGTGGGCTTTTTTTACGCCCTCGATTTTTCAAATACTCAGCACCAAGGAACACTGCAATGTCACTCAAAGACCAAATCACCGAAGACATGAAAAATGCCATGCGCGCCAAAGACAGCGAACGCTTGGGCACGATTCGCCTGCTGCTGGCAGCCGCCAAGCAAAAGGAAGTGGATGAGCGCGTCGAGATTGATGACCCCATGATGATCGCCATCGTGGACAAGCTCATCAAACAGCGCAAGGATTCCATTGCCGCCTTTACCCTGGCCGAACGCATGGATCTGGCCGACAAGGAAGCGGCTGAAATCAAGGTGTTGGAGATCTACCTGCCAAAGCGCATGAGCGCTGTCGACGTGGCCGAGGCGGTGCAGGCCATCGTGACCCAACTTGGCGCCAGCGGCCCCGGCGACATGGGTAAAGTCATGGGTGCTGTGAAAGCCCAACTGGCCGGCAAGGCCGACATGGGACAGGTGTCTGCCGCCGTCAAAGCCGCTCTCGCGGGCTAAGCCGGCAACTACTTCACGCTGGCGGTGGTGTGCACCACCTCAGCGAGGTTCTTGTCCGGATCGACGTTGTCGACCAAAGACAGTGACAACTTGTACTCTCCGGCCGGTGGCTGGAGCCAAATTTCAGTTTCACCGTCGACAAAATCAAACTCTGCCGCCTTGCCTCCGGCCAAAGGCAGCACCGACAAGCGGAAATGGCCTGAGCCCGGAATTTTTTGAGCAAGATGTCCAACATTCAGGTTGGAAGCATGAAAAAGAACGCGAAAACGAGAGCTTGTCAGGCCCTTGTCGACGATGAGCGCAATGCTAGGAGTTGTCACAGCAGGGACTTCCACCTTGGCGCGCTGTTGACTCACCGTCACCTTGAGTGGTTTGCTGTAGACGAAGCGCGGCAAGTGCTTGTCGTCCGCCAGCAACATTCGCAAGGTGTACTCGCCCGGCGCCAGATTCAACGTCGTCTCCATCTGCCCCTTGCCGAAGTGAATATATTGGTCATTGAAGGGCAGAGGCTGCTTGAAATCCAGTGGCAGATCGCGATTAATCAGCAAATGATGATGACCACTTTTACCGCCAGCAGGCGCCTGTATGGGCGCAAGTCCCCAGCCCTGTGAGAGTCCGAAATACGCCAAAAACGGCATTTGAATCTCGTCGCCGTCCTTGAGGTTGGTGAAATACGCTTGGGCTGCGCCCGGCTTGACCGCCACTTGCCACGGGTGCAAGGGGGTGGCTGCGCCGCCTGCAAGTGCCCCTTGAGCGCCCCAAAACCCCATACTGCCCAGAAGGACCAGCCCACGAACCCACATCGTTCTATCAATTGACATCATCCATCCCTACCAAGACGCACCAGTACCTTGCCAGCGCGTTGCGAACTAAATAATTGTTTGCGGCGTCTGCGCGTCTCGACCGAACTTTGATCAGCTACCGGCCACCTTCATCCGATTCACCAAAATAGAGCCCACCGTCTTGGCGCCGTAGTTGTAGGTGTCGGCTCCGACCGCTTTGATCCCTTTCAGCATGGCTTTCATGTTGCCGGCGATGGTGATCTCATGCACAGGAAAAGCAATGCGGCCGTTTTCAACCCAGAAACCACTGGCCCCGCGTGAGTAGTCACCCGTGACGTAATTCACACCACTGCCCATCAACTCGGTCACGAACAAACCGGTTCCCAGCTTTTTCAGCATGGCATCCAGATCGTCGCCGGCTCGTGTCAGGCGCGATGTCAGCGTCAAATTGTGTGAGCCACCGGCATTGCCTGTGGTCTTCATGCCAAGTTTGCGCGCCGAGTAGCTGCTCAAAAAGTAGCCCTGTACACAACCCGCCTCCACCACCTGACGGGCTTTGACTTTGACGCCCTCATCGTCAAATGGCGAGCTGCCTTTGCCGCGCTTCACAAAAGGGTCTTCCATGATGTCAATGTGCTTGGGCAGCACCTGTTTGCCCAATGAGTCGAGCAAAAAGGAACTCTTGCGGTACAGCGCGCCGCCGCTGATGGCCTGCACGAATGAACCCAACAAACCGGCTGCCAGCGGCGACTCAAACAACACCGGGCATTCCGTGGTGGCAATCTTGCGCGCCTTCAAGCGGCTCAGTGCCCGCTCTGCTGCGTAGCGCCCCACGGCTTCGGGCGAAGCCAGGTCATCCGCGCAGCGCATGGAGCTGTACCAGGCGTCACGTTGCATGTCGTTTCCCTTGCCGGCAATCGGCGACACCGACATGCCGTGACGCGAACTGGCGTAGCCGCCTCGAAAGCCATTGGTGTGGGCGGAAAAGAAGTGAGACTGCTGGGCCGAGACGCTGGCACCCTCGCTGTTGGTGATGCGCTTGTCCACGTCCAATGCCGCAGCCTCGGCCACCAAGGCCATTTGGGCAGCCTGCGCGCTATCAATGGCCCAAGGGAAGAATAAATCCAGATTCGTACGCTGTTTGGCCGGCTGAGCGATGTCTTTGGCGTCTGGCAAGGCGGCAAACGGGTCTTCTGCCGTGAAGCGAGCGATGTCGTAAGCCGCCTGCACGGTTTGGTGAATGGCGGCTTTAGAGAAATCTGAAGTGCTGGCATTGCCGCGGCGCTTACCCACGTAGACGGTGACGCCCAGCGACTTGTCCCGGTTGCGCTCCACATTCTCCAACTCGCCCTTGCGAACCGAAACACTCAGGCCACAACCCTCTGATGCTTCGGCACCGGCATCGGAGGCGCCGAGCTTTTTGGCATGGGCCAAGGCGGTGTCCACCAGGTCTTCAAAAAATGGGCGGCTGTAGCTAAAGCCGCTGTCTGCGGCGGGCTGGGCGGGGGGCGTGTTGGATTTCTTCATATCGGAGGCTATGATACTTGGCTACGCGCAAACTCTGCCGCGCCCCTCTCTCTACTCCCCAACCATGTCACGCAAATTCAAAAAAGGCTATTTCGTTCGCGGTGAATTCGTTGCCGAAGGCAGCGATCGCGATATCGAACTCAAGGCCGAACTCAAAGGCACCGACGACCAGAGCCGAACCGACCTCAAACGCGAAAGCGATGAGCTCCAAAAACTCGGTGAAGACCTGCTGGCGATGCGCGGCGACTTGATGGCCCGCCTGGATTTGACGGACAAGCTCAGAGACGCCATAGCAGAGGCGAAGCGCATCACCAATTTCGAAGGCAAGCGTCGTCAGATGCAATTCATTGGCAAGCTGATGCGCAAGATTGAGCCCGACGTGATTCAATCGATTCGTATCGCCCTCACTGAGCAGCACAGTGGCTCGGCACACGAAAATCTGGTCCTTCACTTGTCAGAAAGCTGGCGCGACCGCCTGATGGCCAACGACGACGCCTTTGGCGGTTGGATCATCCAGTGCCCGGACACCGATAGCCAGCAACTGCGCGCACTGATTCGCCAAGCCCGCAAGGATGCCGTGCCTGAGAAGCCCGGTGACGCCGTTCGCCATGGCCGCGCCTACCGCGATATTTTTCAAATCGTGCGTGAACAGCTGAACAAGTCGGAAAGCCCCAGTGCACCAACGCACTCAGATGCGGTAAGCGAGGACGGAGAGGAAGAGGCGCAATGACCAACACCGCAGCGGCCGGCTTGGAACCGGTAAAAATCGGCATCGTGTCCGTCAGTGACCGTGCCTCCAGCGGCGTCTACCTGGACAAAGGTTTGCCAGCACTGCAAGACTGGCTGACCCGAGCCCTGAAAAACCCCCTGCAGTTCGAGCCCCGACTGATTCCCGACGAAGAGGCAGCCATCAGTGCGGCCTTGGTCGCCTTGGTCGATGCGGGCTGCTCACTGGTACTGACCACCGGTGGCACTGGCCCTGCCTTGCGCGATGTCACACCTGAAGCCACGCTGGCTGTTGCGCACAAGGAAATGCCGGGTTTTGGTGAGCAGATGCGCCAGATCAGCCTTCAATTTGTGCCGACGGCCATTCTGTCTCGCCAGGTGGCGGTGATTCGTGATCAGTCGCTGATCATCAACCTGCCGGGCCAGCCGAAATCTATTCAGGAAACCCTGGAAGGTTTGCGCGACAAAGCCACGGGCGAGTCCATCATGGCTGGCATTTTTGCCGCCGTGCCTTACTGCATCGATTTGATTGGTGGCCCTTACCTGGAAACCAACGATGCCGTGTGCAAGGCGTTTCGGCCCAAGTCGGCCATTCGCCCCACTGCTTAGGGCTTCGGCCGTCTACTTGCCAACAAGCTGATTGAGCTTGTCCGCCTCAAAATTCTCAAGCAGAGCGGCATCACAGGGCACACAATCCGTGGCCGAGCGATTGGTCTGCAGAGTCTCAATGGCTTTCCACAACAAGGCAATTTGGTGCTCCTGTGAGCCCGCATTGTCAATAAGGCCGCGCATCGCCTGACTCAACGGGTCATCGTTCTGGGTGACGCCATAGGCTGAGAACCCCATCTTCGAAGCCGCCTCTTCGCGTTTGACGTCCCGATTGGCCTGAATGATGCGCGCAGGGTTGCCCACTGCCGTGGCGCCCGCTGGCACCGGCTTGGTGACCACCGCATTGGAGCCGACTTTGGCGCCGTCCCCCACCTCGAAACCACCCAAGACCTGCGCACCCGCGCCCACCACCACATCGCGACCCAGAGTGGGGTGACGCTTGGCACCTTTGTAGAGCGAGGTGCCACCCAGCGTCACGCCCTGATAGATCGTGCAACCGTCACCAATCTCAGCTGTCTCGCCAACAACAACCCCCATGGCATGGTCGAAGAAGACGCGCTCTCCAATCTTGGCGCCGGGGTGAATCTCAATTCCCGTCAGGAACCGCGAAAAATTGGAGATAAACCGGCCCGCCCATTTGAAACCATGTGACCAGCACCAATGGGCGCGACGGTGCAGAATAACCGCGTGCAAGCCGGGGTAGCAGGTCAGAACCTCCCAGCGGCTTCGGGCCGCCGGGTCGCGTTCAAGAATGCATTCAATATCGGAGCGGAGTCGGGAAAACATGGGTGAAGTCTAGCTTTCAGAGGGTGCGTCTGTCTTGGGCAAGGGCTTGACGCCTGTGGCAGACTGCTCGACCGATTTCGCAATGCCGCGCAGCATATTGACCTCCTCAAGCGTAATGCCGGCCCGGTTCAACAGCTGATTCAAACGTGGCATCAGTTTTTTGGGCGCCTTGGGGTCCAGAAAGCCAATCGTCATCAGTGACTTCTCCCAATGTGCCAACATGCCAGCCACTTGCTGCGCATCAGCCAGCGTCGGCGTCGCGGTCGCCTCCTCCACAGGATAGGCGCCCAACGCCAGACGCCACTCATAGGCGATTACCTGCAATGCAGCACCCAAATTCAGGGAGCCAAACTTCGGATTACTTGGAATGCTGAGACAGGCATGACACCGGTACACATCGTCATTGCTCATGCCAAAACGCTCACAGCCAAACAAAAACGCCACGCCAGAATTTTTATCACTTTCACCGTCAGGCCCCTGTCGAACCAGCGTGGGTAGCTCTCCTTTTGATAGCTTATCGAAATGCTCGCGCGGGGTCACGGTAGGTGGGCCAAAGTCGCGCGGAGTCATGGCGGTGGCGCACAGGTGCGACATGCCGTCCAATGCTTCATCCAACGTCGCCACAATGCGGGCATTCTTCAGCACATCTAGGGCGCCACTGGCGCGCTGGATGGTTTCCTCGCGGTTGAGCACGTTGGGCCAACGCGGTGCAACCAGCACCAAATCGTCAAAGCCCATGGTTTTCATGGCGCGTGCAGCGGCCCCGACATTGCCCGCATGGCTGGTGTTGATCAAGATAAAACGTGTTTGCATGGCATTCATCTAACACGCCGGCCAACGCGCAACCGCGCTGACAGGCTAAAATCCGCCTATTGTCGCTGTCCGCATCGCCGGGCTGTCCTGAAACGTTCTTGGTCTGTCGTGAAAGCCCCTGTGTTTTTGCGACCAACTCTCAAAATTTATGTCGTCTCCCAATCTGCACCCCATGATCAATGTGGCCGTCAAGGCTGCCCGCGCCGCTGGCGCTCTCATCAACCGCGCGGCGCTTGACGTTGAATCAGTGCGGATTTCCCAGAAACTGGTGAATGACTTTGTCACCGAAGTTGACCACGCGGCAGAGCATGCCATCATCGAAACCCTGCTCACCGCCTACCCAGGCCACGGCATCTGGGCCGAAGAATCGGGGCGGGAGCACGGCGCACAAGATTCAGAATTCGTCTGGATCATCGATCCGCTGGACGGCACCACCAACTTCATACACGGCTTGCCCGTCTACTGCGTTAGCATCGCGCTCGCCGTCAAGGGAAAGATTGAACAA
Proteins encoded in this region:
- a CDS encoding NAD(P)/FAD-dependent oxidoreductase, which encodes MQKFDVVIVGAGAAGLFCAGVAGQLGLKVLVIDHAAKVAEKIRISGGGRANFTNRDTGPANFLSDNPRFCRSALSRYTPADFVALMQKHQIAFHEKHKGQLFCDHSAEDLINMLLAECAKGGVTRWQPCVVKNIRFLASTPYAECADSYEIDSDQDTVHCGAVVVASGGLSIPKIGATDWGYRIARQFDIPVITPRPALVPLTFDADAWAPFAQLSGLSLPVKIATGSKKTSITFAEDLLFTHRGLSGPGVLQISSYWQPDTPIRLNLAPEVDIAQHLNAAKATSRKLVANELAGLVPSRLADTWADQGAAQGHNWARPVNEATDKSLNALAERLSRWELTPTGTEGYKKAEVTAGGVDTVALSSQTMESRQSGLYFIGEVVDVTGWLGGYNFQWAWASGFACAQGLAAKLRPAAQNT
- a CDS encoding filamentous hemagglutinin N-terminal domain-containing protein codes for the protein MKSHASMNRIYRLVWNQALGVMMAVAENAKGRGKSSTGRGLVAGAMALSVGLFLAPLAQAGPTGGQVSAGAATITQVGLNTTINQTSANLAINWQDFSVTANEAVRFNQPSATAVALNRVIGQNPSQILGSLSANGQVFVINPNGVLFGTGAQVNVGGLVASTLGLSDADLVAGSYTFNSYSGMADGRIVNKGTLTAAQSGYIALLAPEVRNEGVISATLGTALLAAGNKVSLNLNNGSLLSYNIDQGAVNALADNQQLIQADGGQVFMSATAANALTTAVVNNTGIVQAQTVQNVGGVIKLMGDMDTGSVNVAGTLDASAPAGGNGGFIETSAAHVKIANDARITTLAASGLNGTWLIDPVDFTIAANGGDITGTALGTLLASNSVTIQTATGTNTATNLYGGSGSNGDIFVNDVVSWSANTALTLNAWRNININQTITASGATGSLALQYGQGTIASGNTATYNINAPVNLQAGPNFSTMLGSDGTVKIFTVITSLGKAGSTTATDLQGMSGGLAGNYALGGNIDASATSGWNGGAGFAPIGSGSTNFAGNFDGLGHTISNLTIYRPTTNDVGLFGASSGVYIQNVGVVGGAITGKSYVGALVGNKVGTNITNA
- a CDS encoding GLUG motif-containing protein; protein product: MGGLLGLSNGGTINSAYATGAISGKSSLVGGLIGQARFYGSINNSYATGAVSAPTAYYVGGLVGQARFVSVNNSYATGAVTGGSATGGLVGYLDTTSVNNSYSTGAVLGRNVGGLIGLITRGNVTNSFWDTVTSGQASSNGGTGKTTAELLTQSTYTGWDFTNIWYVADGPTRPFLRSEYEFTKLVNGALTVNAAAAAANGGVVTAIAALPGNMLPRVLPGLYVSVLDGQINFTNRAGSPNFSSGQFGYTPSVTSPPISLPANPGLRFTPPPMFTQPPAFTTVKDGGIKDPVDMVVQ
- a CDS encoding ShlB/FhaC/HecB family hemolysin secretion/activation protein gives rise to the protein MKSPRFNLTFISLAVLVCASAHAQPKPDAGQISRDLQQQPELATPKVVAPLRIEGQAVPQGARATDVRFAVKSIRVSGSHVLPPSELEALVANLSGAEQSLAELTEGAARITAYYRERGFVVARAYLPAQDIKDGVLVIAVLEGVLSQQSLSNKSRLPDAQANRYLAAVKTGDPINADQVSRALLLLADTPGVGGVRAALQPGASVGTTDLLVELDPAQAYLANLEVDNYGNRYTGEYRTGAAVGLNNPFNLGDLLSLRAITSGDLMSYARLAYQLPVGGSGLKLGVAYSDTRYKLGEEFAALQAHGTASSTSLYATYPFVRSQSSNLWGTLTWEDKKLADQTDVPVSSVDKQVQLVTLGLAGSRPDALLGGGLTAFDMALTSGNLTMDASSLARDTAVGSANSNGTFSKLAYSLSRQQRVCDNYSVLLALSGQQASKNLNSSEKFSLGGANGVRAYPQGEASGDQGMLLNLEARRNLSERLQAVVFYDAGSVDINRNAFAAGDNTRSIAGAGFGLNGQISKLQFRTSVAWRTRGGDPVSDTANHNPRWWLQVSLPL
- a CDS encoding sulfotransferase, giving the protein MPTTGTAPQRFIAKEVTVRCATLCWASDAWSAIISFFWRSSTPPLTPAMQGYLRGWHHDCQKSVVVDNTRAWLHAIEMLLHIEPEAKLIVCLRDLGQIYGAIEAQHQRTILIDFVDYLADYDRFGRADALFAKDKAIGAPLISLHGVPDLPTHVQERLFFVRFEDLMAQPVACLSLIYKWLGVEPLTINADQLAVGVQESDSHHDMKYTHKQASKITAPKRHEISPRIQTLIETAYAWYYQLYYPQLKKRPVTHRSAATLFDNRQQ
- the cysC gene encoding adenylyl-sulfate kinase → MAQHEACSGHPGAVVWLTGLPGSGKSTLARAAQQNPHLAGFRTVLLDGDNLRHGLCSDLSFSVDDRNENVRRTGEVARLFLETGVVAIVALVSPMRAARDAVRCLLPEGAFFEMYCQCPVTVCRGRDPKGHYPKAEKGTISDFTGVSSPYEISLAPALQLNTGAESVEEFVERLTRALLNYLQVSA